DNA from Pichia kudriavzevii chromosome 5, complete sequence:
AATGGGTGGTATGCAGTGTTTAGCCTACGCAAGTGAATTTCCTGATCAGGTGAATAAAATAATAAGCATATCGGGTTGTGCAAGATCTCATCCATACTCAATTGCTATGAGGCACTGTCAAAGACAAGTTCTGATGACCGATCCAAATTGGAATAAAGGACACTATTATGGTCAATTGATCCCCCATACTGGTATGAAATTAGCCCGTGAAATTGCTACCATCACCTACAGAAGTGGACCTGAGTGGGAGCAACGATTTGGAGTGGAAAGAATGGATCCATCAAAGAAACCTGCGTTGTGTCCAGACTTCTTGATTGAAACATACCTCGATCATGCTGGAGAAAAGTGGTACTCAGAATTTGATCCAAATTCGTTCCTTTATATTTCCAAAGCGAtggatttgtttgatttggGTGCAAGAAATAGGAACAAAGCTCTAAAATCAAGACTACAAGCTGAAACTATTTACAATGGCGAATATATTCCTGATTCTGAATTAGAATATAAGCCAAGTGAAATCTGCGAATTCACACAACCTATTGAAAGATCGAGAACCAGAAGATTCACACCTGAGGAATCCAAACAAGATTTATTACAAGGTTTGAGCAGATTATCAAACAAGGATGTTCTAGttattggtgttgaaaGCGATATCCTATTCCCCGCCTGGCAACAAAgagaaattgttgaaatgCTAAGACAAGGAGGTCAGTTAAATGGTGGAAGCGGTAAAAATATCAAGCATGTAGAGTTAAGTGAAGCTGATAGTTTTTACGGCCATGATACATTTTTATTAGCATTAGATCATATTGGAGTACCAGTAAGCTCGTTCTTGGATGGTTGACCAAGTTGACATTCACATGTCTCTCTTCTTCCCTCCTAGTCCTATCttcctctcttttttttatgcTTTAATGTCAATCACTTCATGaataatcaacaaattaTTATATAAACGCTTTATCCAATAAATATACCGCCTTCTTTTCTACAAGACGATTTTTCTCGATAATTATGGCTCGACCTGTTATCGTATAAAAtcatgatgaaaaaaaaaaaagttttgaaatttctgaGGTTTTTCGAGTTAAAGTGGTATCATTATTTGCTTATCCTGAGAATGAACTGGGAACAAATGTCGCAACCagcaaagaaaagcaaAGCCGAAGGATATCAGGGCTTTaaactttcaaagagttccaaaaatgaaattgaaactaTAAATCTTGATGAACCTATTGTCACTAAAGAATGGTTCTTCCAAAATTACATAAAGCCCCGAAAACCAGTTTTGATTAAGTACAACGCAAATTCAGAGAAGTTCCGTTTGAAGACAGAAAATTTTAGACCTGACACGCTGATTAAAACCCTAGGAGATGAGGGTGATTTATTACAAGTAGAAGAATTGAGTAAGGGCGGATTTGGTTCGGGGCACGACAGATTGAAACTTAGCCTTGGTGATTTTTTAGGGCGGATAAAGAATGGTGAATCCTTGTATCTGACTACACAATACGAAGAAAATGATCCCAAAATAGCTGAAAATAACAcagaagaaggagaagaagatgatgatgatcaCGATGACAATGACGACGATGAAGGTGAGGGACATGGTTATGCtggatttgaaaaaattgatgaaaacgCTAGTGATGTAGATGAATTTGGAGATGTTGATgactttgaagatgacTATAAGGATGAATTTGCAGATGAGCTCTTGGGTGATGACAGCAACgatatcaatatcatctaTCAACCTCCGTTGACCAATTTGTTGGATGATAAACTAGAAAGTTTACCTCCACATGCAACTGAGATAACAGAGTCACTTGTCCCACAGCAAATCAATCTCTGGTGTGGACGTACACCGGCAGAGACCCCACAGCTGGAAATTGGATTGAATGATGCAGGAAGCGTGAAAAATGTCAATAATGGGCTATCTCAGGCCAATGCTACAAGTACGGGCTTACACCATGATCATGCAGATAATCTCTATATTTTGGTGcaaggaaaaaagagaTTTACTCTATTCAGTCCTGATTTTGCTTATTATTTGTACACCACTGGTGATGTAAGAGATATTTACCATACTGGGGTAATCGACTATGTGGTCAATGAGAAGGCTAAATCGTGGATCAACGTGCGTGCTGATGGTGGATGTTTGGATTCAAAATGTGAGATTGGAGGGGACCAGAAGACTGAACAATCAAATGGAGAAAGGCAAGCACCTCCTTCGTTCTGTCGTATACCCCCATCGTTACTTCATTTAAACGAACTCGATGAACCGAAACGGGTTGCTCTGGAGAAGTATGCTTTGGAGTGCTTCCCACTGTTTGTACCATACAAGGATCAATCTATTCAAATCACTTTAGAAGATGGAGATTTGCTATACCTACCTGCAGGCTGGTTTCACGAGGTGACATCCTATGGTGACAAAACTAATGATAATATCCACGTTGCATTGAACTACTGGTTTGTTCCTCCAGATGGTGAATCCGTAAATTCCCCATACACGGACCCAATTTGGGAAGAAGATTTCAGAAAATGGAAGGATTTGTACCTCTAGCGTGTATTCATGTCTATATAATCAACATCGAAGTAGTAAAGAGATTTGTAAACATAGTAGAACAACCAGCTATCCGCACAGCctgaaaagtttttcaGAATGTATTTGGCGGACCAAGTGTTTCCCTTATCAATGCTTGACACCTTCCCTTCTCCTCTCGACTAAACCTTTCTCAGATGAATAGCCTCTTCAGGCGGCTGAAGTTCAGGATCCAATCGACAATGAGTATTCCAAGAGGTAACAAGAGCGAAAAACAAGTGATTTCCATTATTGGAACAACAGGTGTTGGTAAATCACAATTGAGTATTGAGCTAGCACGTAGATTTAATGGGGAAATAATTAATGCAGATTCTATGCAGATGTACCATGGCCTGGATCAAATCACTAACAAGCATCCCACTGAAGAACGCCTGGGGGTGCCGCATCATGTTATGGACCATGTCAAATGGGAGGAACAATACTACATTCATCGATTCAAAAGAGAATGTGAAAATGCCATGAAAAAATGTTGGGATGATGGCAAGATACCTATACTTGTTGGAGGTACGCATTATTATTTGCAAAGTGTCCTGTTTGATAACAAAACCATCGGGTCcaatgatgaagttgaagtgGATGCAAGTAAACTGACCAAAGagcaaaaggaaattttgaatggtGATTCAAACATCATctatgaaaaattgaaagagaTGGATCCTGTTATATCACAGAAATTTCACCCAAACGATACACGTCGAATCAAACGTGCATTAGAAGTATGTTACGTTTTCAATGAGCCTGCGAGTAGTGTATATGGCAGGCagagagaaacaaatgACTCTAATGGAACATCTTTAAAATATGACACATTATTCTTTTGGGTTTATTCTAAACTCCCTCAGTTAGACACTCGTTTGGATTCCAGAGTCGACAAGATGATGTACAATGGGGGTTTAACCGAATTGGGAGAGTTGTATAAGTTTTACCAGAAGGAGATACTGGTGGGGAACGAAACtgttgagaaaatggaTAGTGGTGTTTGGCAGGTTATTGGATTTAAAGAATTTTTGCCTTATTTGAACAAGCATGGTCCAGATACGTTGATCGCTATAGATTCCGCTGTTGATaccaaagaaagaaatgagGCAATTGATAAACTTCTGATGGAGAAGGAGTTTGCTCAGTGTTGTGACgagatgaagttgaagacCAGAAGGTATGCCCGTAAACAGATAAAATGGATCAAAAACCTCTTAGGTCCACAgttaaaggaagaagaggcCAATGGTTTTGTGAAATTTGGTAAAATATATGTGTTGGATGCCACTAATCTAAGCTTGTGGAATGAAGGAGTTGGGAAACGTGGGAAGCAGATATGTGAAGAGTTTCTTCGGCTAGGATATGTGAAGCAGTTCGTGGATATTCCTGACTCTTTGAATGATGAGAAGTTGATAATCGAAAAGTCACCAAATAAGGCTGAGAATTGGGTGCATCACGTGTGCGAGATTTGCACTGACCGAGAAACTGGTAAACCTTTGGTCTACGTCGGTGATCAGTGGGAAATacatttgaaatcaaagaaacataGGCATAATTTAAATAGAGGGAAAAGGAAGAGAGAGTATGAGGAATggttaaagaagaagaacgtaaaataaacttgaaCACTTGTACATTGTTATAGAATGTGTAGATCCGCATGGTAGAATAATATATTTATGTTATTAAACGAAT
Protein-coding regions in this window:
- a CDS encoding uncharacterized protein (PKUD0E02310; Pfam Domains: Abhydrolase_1(1.9e-16)), producing the protein MQRFTLSQLSRRQVATARLVKQVIRSISSTSNNLKPRPTNVRNASATSVNDSLKNRPPSVSQMSFPCLEKLEERTRELEENGPEPSYSKITRENVEIYQSKDPIFLDYGGYLPQFEIAYETWGTLNDDKTNAVLLHTGLSASSHAHSTLKNPKKGWWEGFIGPGKYLDTNKYFVICTNVIGGCFGSTGPQSTDPLTGQRYATTFPILSVNDMVRAQNRLVKEHFQIEKLHASMGSSMGGMQCLAYASEFPDQVNKIISISGCARSHPYSIAMRHCQRQVLMTDPNWNKGHYYGQLIPHTGMKLAREIATITYRSGPEWEQRFGVERMDPSKKPALCPDFLIETYLDHAGEKWYSEFDPNSFLYISKAMDLFDLGARNRNKALKSRLQAETIYNGEYIPDSELEYKPSEICEFTQPIERSRTRRFTPEESKQDLLQGLSRLSNKDVLVIGVESDILFPAWQQREIVEMLRQGGQLNGGSGKNIKHVELSEADSFYGHDTFLLALDHIGVPVSSFLDG
- a CDS encoding uncharacterized protein (PKUD0E02330; similar to Saccharomyces cerevisiae YOR274W (MOD5); ancestral locus Anc_8.725), translated to MNSLFRRLKFRIQSTMSIPRGNKSEKQVISIIGTTGVGKSQLSIELARRFNGEIINADSMQMYHGLDQITNKHPTEERLGVPHHVMDHVKWEEQYYIHRFKRECENAMKKCWDDGKIPILVGGTHYYLQSVLFDNKTIGSNDEVEVDASKLTKEQKEILNGDSNIIYEKLKEMDPVISQKFHPNDTRRIKRALEVCYVFNEPASSVYGRQRETNDSNGTSLKYDTLFFWVYSKLPQLDTRLDSRVDKMMYNGGLTELGELYKFYQKEILVGNETVEKMDSGVWQVIGFKEFLPYLNKHGPDTLIAIDSAVDTKERNEAIDKLLMEKEFAQCCDEMKLKTRRYARKQIKWIKNLLGPQLKEEEANGFVKFGKIYVLDATNLSLWNEGVGKRGKQICEEFLRLGYVKQFVDIPDSLNDEKLIIEKSPNKAENWVHHVCEICTDRETGKPLVYVGDQWEIHLKSKKHRHNLNRGKRKREYEEWLKKKNVK
- a CDS encoding uncharacterized protein (PKUD0E02320), with the translated sequence MMKKKKVLKFLRFFELKWYHYLLILRMNWEQMSQPAKKSKAEGYQGFKLSKSSKNEIETINLDEPIVTKEWFFQNYIKPRKPVLIKYNANSEKFRLKTENFRPDTLIKTLGDEGDLLQVEELSKGGFGSGHDRLKLSLGDFLGRIKNGESLYLTTQYEENDPKIAENNTEEGEEDDDDHDDNDDDEGEGHGYAGFEKIDENASDVDEFGDVDDFEDDYKDEFADELLGDDSNDINIIYQPPLTNLLDDKLESLPPHATEITESLVPQQINLWCGRTPAETPQLEIGLNDAGSVKNVNNGLSQANATSTGLHHDHADNLYILVQGKKRFTLFSPDFAYYLYTTGDVRDIYHTGVIDYVVNEKAKSWINVRADGGCLDSKCEIGGDQKTEQSNGERQAPPSFCRIPPSLLHLNELDEPKRVALEKYALECFPLFVPYKDQSIQITLEDGDLLYLPAGWFHEVTSYGDKTNDNIHVALNYWFVPPDGESVNSPYTDPIWEEDFRKWKDLYL